In the Vibrio gigantis genome, one interval contains:
- a CDS encoding outer membrane protein transport protein, protein MTTNNTRLFKKSLLAVTITLASSQAMAAGFQLNAQSATGIGRAFAGDAVIADNASVMARNPAAMALFDKTELSLGFETITSMIEVKDAEYTPLGGSATAVPDTDDVGGTSVAPNIHLIVPVNDKFAWGVNAYSNFGTKTEFSDDYVAKEYGGLTDIMSINFGLAGSYRLNDQWSFGAGLDLIYGQGTMKRQHATFGDLVNVDKADGWAVGFNLGTVYELDKNNRFGFSYRYSPEMTAEDDKGQEITLPLPDMAEFSGYHRIEDTKFAVHYSVQWIGWSAFDQVEFRNLQDNFVGIGASYDKPYEWQDGWHYAIGGTYYLNDTWTLRTGYMYDTSAQDQLTSVSVPDSDRQWFSAGFTYHIDTASNVDFGFTYLLGDDVSVSENAGVSSLTATTHADAILMGLQYSRSF, encoded by the coding sequence ATGACTACCAACAACACGCGTCTGTTTAAAAAGTCTCTTTTAGCAGTAACAATTACACTGGCGTCTTCGCAAGCGATGGCAGCAGGTTTCCAACTTAATGCACAATCAGCAACCGGCATTGGCCGTGCATTCGCTGGTGATGCAGTAATCGCAGATAACGCGTCAGTAATGGCACGTAACCCTGCAGCAATGGCACTGTTTGACAAAACTGAGCTTTCTCTTGGTTTTGAAACAATTACTTCTATGATTGAAGTGAAAGATGCTGAATACACTCCTTTGGGTGGCTCTGCAACCGCAGTCCCTGATACTGATGATGTTGGCGGTACTTCTGTAGCACCAAACATTCATTTGATTGTGCCTGTAAACGACAAGTTTGCTTGGGGTGTAAATGCATACTCCAACTTCGGGACAAAAACTGAATTCTCTGACGACTACGTTGCTAAAGAATATGGTGGTCTAACAGATATTATGAGCATCAACTTTGGCCTTGCAGGTTCTTACCGCTTAAATGACCAATGGAGCTTTGGTGCTGGACTTGACCTGATTTACGGTCAAGGAACAATGAAGCGTCAACACGCAACTTTCGGTGATTTGGTTAACGTTGATAAAGCTGATGGTTGGGCAGTCGGGTTTAATCTAGGTACTGTTTATGAGTTAGACAAAAACAACCGTTTTGGTTTTTCTTACCGTTACAGCCCAGAGATGACCGCTGAAGATGATAAAGGACAAGAGATCACACTGCCTTTACCAGACATGGCTGAATTTTCAGGTTACCACAGAATCGAAGACACTAAATTTGCAGTGCACTACTCTGTACAGTGGATTGGATGGAGTGCGTTTGACCAAGTTGAATTTAGAAATCTACAAGATAATTTCGTAGGTATTGGAGCGTCATATGACAAACCATACGAATGGCAAGATGGCTGGCACTACGCAATTGGTGGAACTTACTACCTAAACGACACTTGGACTCTTCGTACTGGTTACATGTATGACACAAGTGCTCAAGACCAATTAACTTCAGTTTCAGTTCCTGACTCTGACCGCCAATGGTTCTCAGCTGGTTTCACTTACCACATTGATACAGCGTCAAACGTAGACTTTGGTTTCACTTACTTGCTAGGTGATGATGTAAGTGTTTCAGAAAATGCTGGTGTTAGCAGCCTGACAGCGACAACACATGCTGATGCAATCCTAATGGGTCTGCAGTACAGCCGCAGCTTCTAA